The Natronomonas salsuginis genomic sequence CGATGCCGGCCGATTCGAGGACGTCGGGATCGGTCACGTCACCGACGACATCGACACCGTCGAAATCGCGTATATCGACCGTCGTATGCGGAACGCCGGCGCGCGAAAGCGCCGCAGCGACCGTCTGGCCGACCTCGCCGTATCCCGCGACGATCGTCTCCCCCCGGTTCGGCCGTCGAACGGTCGATCGTTCCGCCGTCCGGAGTCGCTCGATACCCTCCGAGCCGCCGGCGAGGAGGAGAACCGTGCTACTGTCGAGCGGCTGATCGAGGGGCGGCGGCGTCTCGAACTCACCGTACGACCACGCGCCGATGACGTTGACGCCGTACGTCTCCCGCAGGCCGCTGTCCGCGATCGTTCGGCCGACGAGCGATCCGTTCCGATGGATCGGTAACTCGACGATCTCGAAGTCGTCACCCACGCGGACGGCCTCGCCCAGGTCCGCGCGAACCCCGGTGGTGAGTTTTCCGGCGAGGCCGTCCCCGAGGACGCGTCTCGGCGTGAGGACGTGATCCGCGCCCGCCAGTCGGTGGTAGGTGGCCGTTTCGGCGTCCTCGACCACGCTTATCACCGTCGAGTCCCCAGTCGCTTCCTCCGCGGCGAGAACGATACTCGCATCGACCCGGTCGGAGACATCGGCGACGAGCGCTCGGGCGTCGCCGATGTGGGCTCGTTCGAGCGCCTCTGTCGATTCCGGGTCGCCGTGGATGACTCGGTACCCGTCCGCAGCGAGGTCCATCGCTCGGTCGCGATCGGGGTCGATAAACACGTGATCGAGGCCGTTCGCGTCGAGTTCGTCGATCAGCGCCTCGGCCCGGGAAGTGTCCGAACAGACGATGACGTGATCGTCGACGGTAGCGTCGATCTCCGTCGGAACGGAGGGCGAGAGCGCGTCTTTGAAAAGCGGGAGCAACACGGCCGGCAGCGCCAAAAAGAACAGCCCGACCCCGGTGACGTCCAACAGCATCACGAGTAGATTCATCTGCACGCTCTGCCACGGGGAATCGGATCCGTAGCCGGTCGCGGTGAACGTCTCGACGACGACCTGCATCGAGTGTAGAAGCGAGATTTCGGTTCCCGGTGGCGGGTACGGACCGGGTTCGAACGTCCGCATCCCGAAATCATACGCGGCGGCTGCAACGAGGATCAAGACGGCGATGAACGCCACGTAATACACAGCGCGACGCTTGACTCGGCTCATATTCATCCGATCGGGCGCTCGACCCGAAAAGCTTCCCGACAGCGGCTCACCGCTTCCAGAACGCACCGGTGAACACCGCGAGGACGGGAACGATCTCCAATCGCCCGATCCACATCAAAAAGACCATCATGAGTTTGGTCTCGAACGGGAACTCGGTGTAGCTGCCGAAGGGACCGAGCGATCCGAAGCCGGGACCGATGTTCCCGAGCGTTGCGATCGACGCGCCCATTGCTTCCAGCGTACTCAGTTCGTAGCCGACACGCAGCGAATCGAGCACAAAAAAGACCGTCGCGACGCCGAAGAGCACCATATACAAAAGCGTGAATGCTGTGATTCCGCGAACCACGTCCTCGTCGATGACGTAGCCACCCAATCGGATCGGTTTGATCGCGCTCGGGCGTGCGGTCCGGAACAGTTCCCGGCGCAGCGCTTTGATGACGACGATCCACCGGATCACCTTGATCCCGCCGCCGGTCGATCCAGCGGAGCCGCCGATGAACATGGTGAACAACAGTAGCGTCTGCGCGGCGGGGTCCCACTGTGCGAAGTCGCTCGTCGCGAATCCGGTGGAGTTCAACAGCGAGCCGATCTGGAAGGCGGCCTGCCGCAAGGCGTTTTCGGTGTTGCCGGCCGTCGTTCCGCCCAACTCCTGTGGGGGCGCGCCGCCGCCGTACAGTAGGGTCGCGAGGATCGCCGTCAGGATCGCGATCGCCCCGGCGTACACCCGAAACTCCGGGTCGTTGAGGAGCGTTCGAACGTCGCCGTCGAGCAGGTGCCAAAAGAGCGCGAAGTTCGTGCCGGCGACGACCATGAACGGAATGATGACCCACTGCACCGCCGCCGAGAAGGCAGCAATGCTGTCCGCTTCGGGGGAGAATCCGCCGGTCGGAAGCGTGCTGAACGCGTGGGCGACGGCGTTGTAGGCTGTCATGTTCGGCGCGAATCCGCCGAGATGCAGCGCGTAC encodes the following:
- a CDS encoding potassium channel family protein — its product is MSRVKRRAVYYVAFIAVLILVAAAAYDFGMRTFEPGPYPPPGTEISLLHSMQVVVETFTATGYGSDSPWQSVQMNLLVMLLDVTGVGLFFLALPAVLLPLFKDALSPSVPTEIDATVDDHVIVCSDTSRAEALIDELDANGLDHVFIDPDRDRAMDLAADGYRVIHGDPESTEALERAHIGDARALVADVSDRVDASIVLAAEEATGDSTVISVVEDAETATYHRLAGADHVLTPRRVLGDGLAGKLTTGVRADLGEAVRVGDDFEIVELPIHRNGSLVGRTIADSGLRETYGVNVIGAWSYGEFETPPPLDQPLDSSTVLLLAGGSEGIERLRTAERSTVRRPNRGETIVAGYGEVGQTVAAALSRAGVPHTTVDIRDFDGVDVVGDVTDPDVLESAGIERAASIVLALSDDTLTEFATLVVRDRAPDVEVIARADRTDAVRKTYRAGADYVLSLATVSGRSIASRIIDDEEIMSMDTNVQLVRTTAPALDGEIIENAGIRERTGCTVVAIERNGTVHTDLDGAFRLDPGDELVIAGTDAATNRFVERYC
- a CDS encoding TrkH family potassium uptake protein codes for the protein MRLRVKWLTTASLVGTVLKYIAAAMVVPLAVSFIYMEDVWVFAVSAAATGLLAFALERLDPDPDMGPAEALLLVVVSWLAVALVGTIPYLLAGYGTPSALAHPVNALFESMSGFTTTGATVMGEISTDRHSHALMLWRQLTQWLGGMGIIVLMVAILPELAVNGAQLMKTEAPGPDLQKLTPRITQTARVLWIVYFGFTALLAVLLYALHLGGFAPNMTAYNAVAHAFSTLPTGGFSPEADSIAAFSAAVQWVIIPFMVVAGTNFALFWHLLDGDVRTLLNDPEFRVYAGAIAILTAILATLLYGGGAPPQELGGTTAGNTENALRQAAFQIGSLLNSTGFATSDFAQWDPAAQTLLLFTMFIGGSAGSTGGGIKVIRWIVVIKALRRELFRTARPSAIKPIRLGGYVIDEDVVRGITAFTLLYMVLFGVATVFFVLDSLRVGYELSTLEAMGASIATLGNIGPGFGSLGPFGSYTEFPFETKLMMVFLMWIGRLEIVPVLAVFTGAFWKR